A portion of the uncultured Bacteroides sp. genome contains these proteins:
- a CDS encoding DUF4861 domain-containing protein codes for MKKEIASILLFLCACPAVMFAQSGEKTISIEITNDWTKAKVDEPVVLKVNDLKAGFTVKSATVWEGSTEIPSQLDDLNGDKRADELAFVTNLAPKSKKTVKIILSAKKSDQKYTPRVYAEMLVSDKKGKHVPVQSITIPGTSNIYNQMHHHGPAFESELVAYRIYFDAKQTVDLYGKFNKGLEIKESQFYPTDEQLARGFGDDVLRVGSSCGLGALKGWDGKKATHIEPVSTRTERILAYGPVRTVTEIEANEWQYQGMELNMTNRYTLYAGHRDAVVETFFEEPLKKEVFSTGVQDIVGSVSYSDHKGLVGCWGTDWPVNDTVKYAKETVGLATYIPQKYVKAEVKDKVNYLYTIGAEGATYLRYNITFTSMKETFGYKTPEAWFAYIRQWKEELEHPAVITIKR; via the coding sequence ATGAAGAAAGAAATTGCAAGTATTCTATTGTTTTTATGTGCCTGCCCCGCAGTCATGTTTGCTCAAAGTGGAGAGAAAACCATCTCTATAGAAATCACAAATGATTGGACAAAGGCCAAAGTAGATGAGCCGGTCGTTCTCAAAGTCAATGATTTGAAAGCCGGATTCACAGTGAAATCGGCCACCGTTTGGGAAGGCAGCACCGAAATACCCTCACAGTTGGATGATTTGAATGGCGATAAACGTGCCGACGAACTGGCTTTTGTCACCAATTTAGCTCCTAAAAGCAAAAAGACAGTAAAGATTATACTTTCTGCCAAGAAGTCGGATCAAAAATACACGCCTCGTGTATATGCCGAAATGCTTGTCAGCGACAAAAAAGGGAAACACGTACCTGTACAGTCGATAACCATTCCCGGAACAAGTAACATCTACAATCAGATGCATCATCACGGACCGGCTTTCGAGTCTGAATTGGTTGCTTACAGAATCTATTTTGATGCCAAACAAACAGTAGACCTTTATGGAAAGTTCAATAAAGGACTTGAGATCAAAGAATCTCAGTTCTATCCTACCGACGAACAATTAGCCCGTGGTTTTGGCGATGATGTATTGCGGGTAGGCAGCAGTTGCGGCTTAGGTGCGCTGAAAGGTTGGGATGGGAAAAAAGCTACCCACATTGAACCGGTGTCCACCCGTACAGAGCGTATTCTAGCCTATGGCCCGGTACGCACCGTAACCGAAATAGAAGCAAACGAATGGCAATATCAAGGTATGGAACTAAACATGACCAATCGCTATACTCTGTACGCCGGGCATCGCGATGCAGTTGTAGAAACATTCTTTGAAGAGCCTTTGAAAAAAGAGGTGTTTTCTACAGGTGTTCAAGATATCGTCGGTTCGGTTTCTTATTCTGATCACAAAGGTTTAGTAGGTTGTTGGGGAACAGACTGGCCGGTAAACGACACAGTGAAATACGCCAAAGAAACCGTAGGCCTTGCTACTTATATCCCTCAAAAATACGTAAAAGCTGAAGTGAAAGACAAAGTCAATTACTTATATACCATCGGCGCTGAAGGAGCAACGTACCTCCGATACAATATTACATTTACCTCAATGAAAGAAACATTCGGATACAAAACACCCGAAGCTTGGTTTGCTTACATCCGCCAATGGAAAGAAGAGTTAGAACATCCGGCAGTAATTACTATTAAACGATAG
- a CDS encoding glycoside hydrolase family 28 protein: protein MDTVTRKFVMPAIVGFSLLIGGSNISAQITKPINIIENSTDSPLKQLVYADLPFEMSAVKQPSFPKYTVNILNFGAKGDGITLNTQAINNAIKDVNAKGGGKVVIPEGLWLTGPIELLSNVNLYTEQNALVIFSDDFNAYPIIQTSFEGLETRRCQSPISARNAENIAITGYGSFDGSGDAWRPVKKDKLTAAQWDKLVKSGGVLDGAKKIWYPTAGSLKGALACKNFNNPEGIETDAEWNEIKPWLRPVMISIVQSKKVLLQGITFKNSPSWCIHPLSCEEITIDNVKVFNPWYSQNGDALDLESCKNALIENCTFDAGDDAICLKSGKDEDGRKRGEPCQNVLVLNNTVLHGHGGFVVGSEMSGGVKNIFVSNCTFMGTDVGLRFKSTRGRGGVVENIFIENINMINIPNEPLLFDLFYGGKAPDELTDDDKQEKIDLMPVSIETPAFRNIHISNIYCKGAGRAMFFNGLPEMPIQDVTVKDVIISDATEGAVISQADGVIMNNIKIITKKGPTLQAKNTKNLRVDGTLYKDIDFKGKTMEFK from the coding sequence ATGGATACAGTAACCAGAAAGTTTGTTATGCCTGCAATTGTAGGCTTTTCACTATTAATCGGAGGTAGCAACATTAGCGCTCAAATCACAAAACCTATTAATATCATTGAAAATTCTACTGATTCTCCTTTGAAACAATTAGTATACGCCGATCTTCCTTTTGAAATGTCGGCAGTGAAGCAACCCTCTTTTCCTAAATATACAGTTAATATTCTCAACTTTGGAGCTAAAGGAGACGGCATTACGCTAAATACGCAAGCCATAAACAATGCTATTAAAGATGTAAATGCCAAAGGCGGAGGTAAAGTCGTTATTCCCGAAGGATTATGGCTCACCGGCCCCATAGAATTGCTCAGTAACGTAAATTTATATACAGAACAGAATGCACTCGTAATATTCAGCGACGATTTTAATGCCTATCCAATTATCCAAACTTCTTTTGAAGGATTGGAAACCCGCCGTTGCCAATCGCCTATATCGGCTCGCAATGCAGAGAATATCGCCATCACCGGATACGGTTCATTCGATGGCTCCGGAGATGCGTGGAGACCAGTAAAAAAAGACAAACTAACTGCGGCACAATGGGATAAACTAGTAAAGTCGGGTGGCGTACTCGATGGAGCTAAAAAAATCTGGTACCCCACAGCCGGTTCATTGAAAGGTGCTTTAGCCTGCAAAAACTTCAACAACCCTGAAGGGATAGAGACAGATGCAGAGTGGAATGAGATTAAGCCATGGCTTCGCCCTGTGATGATTAGCATAGTGCAGAGCAAAAAGGTGTTGCTTCAAGGCATTACTTTCAAGAATTCCCCCAGTTGGTGCATCCATCCACTATCGTGCGAGGAGATCACAATTGATAATGTAAAGGTATTCAATCCATGGTATTCTCAGAACGGGGATGCACTCGACCTGGAATCATGCAAAAATGCGCTCATTGAGAATTGTACATTCGATGCCGGTGATGACGCCATCTGTCTCAAATCGGGTAAAGATGAAGACGGACGAAAACGAGGTGAACCTTGCCAAAACGTGCTGGTACTTAACAATACAGTACTTCATGGGCATGGTGGTTTTGTGGTAGGTAGCGAAATGTCGGGAGGAGTGAAAAATATATTTGTGTCCAACTGTACTTTCATGGGTACCGACGTAGGTCTTCGTTTCAAGAGTACTCGAGGACGTGGTGGCGTGGTTGAAAACATCTTTATTGAAAACATCAATATGATTAATATCCCGAACGAACCATTATTATTCGACTTGTTTTATGGAGGCAAAGCTCCCGACGAACTTACGGATGATGATAAACAAGAAAAAATAGATCTGATGCCTGTGAGTATTGAAACACCTGCCTTCCGAAATATTCATATATCGAACATCTATTGTAAAGGTGCGGGACGTGCCATGTTTTTCAATGGCTTACCCGAAATGCCAATACAAGATGTGACTGTAAAAGATGTTATTATCTCCGACGCAACAGAAGGCGCGGTAATTAGCCAAGCAGACGGTGTAATAATGAATAACATCAAGATAATCACTAAAAAAGGTCCTACCCTACAAGCAAAAAACACCAAAAATTTAAGGGTGGACGGCACGCTATACAAAGACATTGACTTTAAAGGAAAAACGATGGAATTCAAGTAA
- a CDS encoding enoyl-ACP reductase: MNYNLLKGKRGIIFGALNEQSIAWKVAEKAVEEGAIITLSNTPIAVRMGEVSALSEKLNCEVIPADATSVEDLENVFKRSMEVLGGKVDFVLHSIGMSPNVRKKRTYDDLDYEMLDKTLDISAVSFHKMIQVAKKLDAVEEYGSILALSYVAAQRTFFGYNDMADAKALLESIARSFGYIYGREHNVRVNTISQSPTMTTAGAGVKGMDKLFDFADRMSPLGNASADECADYCIMMFSDLTRKVTMQNLYHDGGFSSVGMSLRAMATYEKGLDEYKDENGQIIYG; encoded by the coding sequence ATGAATTATAATTTATTGAAAGGAAAAAGAGGCATTATCTTTGGAGCGTTGAATGAACAATCCATCGCTTGGAAGGTAGCTGAAAAGGCCGTTGAAGAAGGTGCGATTATTACATTATCAAATACTCCTATCGCTGTTCGTATGGGAGAAGTTTCTGCTTTGTCCGAGAAGCTTAACTGTGAAGTTATCCCGGCAGATGCAACGAGTGTTGAAGACCTGGAAAATGTTTTTAAACGTTCAATGGAAGTACTGGGAGGAAAGGTTGATTTTGTATTGCACTCTATTGGCATGTCTCCAAACGTGCGTAAAAAGCGTACGTATGATGATCTTGACTACGAAATGCTTGATAAGACTCTCGACATTTCGGCTGTATCATTTCATAAGATGATACAAGTAGCTAAGAAACTGGATGCAGTGGAAGAGTATGGTTCAATCTTAGCATTAAGCTATGTTGCTGCTCAGCGCACATTCTTTGGATATAATGATATGGCAGATGCGAAAGCTTTGTTGGAATCAATTGCTCGTAGCTTTGGATATATTTACGGTCGTGAGCACAATGTACGTGTGAACACAATCTCTCAATCGCCGACCATGACTACTGCTGGAGCAGGTGTTAAGGGGATGGATAAATTGTTTGATTTTGCAGATCGTATGTCTCCATTGGGCAATGCATCAGCTGATGAATGTGCCGACTATTGCATTATGATGTTCTCTGATCTTACTCGTAAAGTAACCATGCAGAATTTATATCACGATGGTGGATTTTCAAGTGTTGGCATGAGTCTCCGTGCTATGGCAACCTATGAGAAAGGGCTTGATGAGTATAAAGATGAAAACGGACAGATTATTTATGGATAA
- a CDS encoding gliding motility lipoprotein GldB: MKLRLVYLFFLVSLLVTSCKLNNNKLAERGEDQKISVVRYDKLLNEYVKFNSFSALQKMNTENMQATKILIEDVLTIGNVDDDNITQKLKVFYSDTTLLHLMTDVEVKFADLNKVERKLTKGFNRLKKEVPEIKIPEIYSQISALNESIVVGDSLLGISLDKYMGEDYPLYKRYYYDYQCRSMSPERIVPDCFLFYLLSEYPLPADGRRTLLDVMLHYGKINYIVQQILDYHCSEGIIGYSIAEKTWCKENEKKIWKFMQTSGHLNATDPMLVRIYTRPAPFTPFFGEDSPSLLGTWMGTQIVTSYMKRNKSVTLHDLLLMTDYHRMLAETEYAI, translated from the coding sequence ATGAAACTACGATTGGTATATCTTTTTTTTCTTGTAAGCTTGCTTGTCACATCTTGTAAGTTAAATAACAACAAACTTGCGGAGCGTGGCGAAGATCAAAAGATATCTGTAGTTCGTTATGATAAGCTGTTGAATGAGTACGTTAAATTCAACAGCTTTTCTGCTTTGCAGAAGATGAACACGGAAAATATGCAAGCCACCAAGATACTGATAGAAGATGTACTTACCATCGGTAACGTGGATGACGATAATATTACCCAAAAACTAAAAGTGTTCTATTCTGACACCACATTACTTCACCTGATGACTGATGTGGAAGTTAAATTTGCTGATCTAAACAAAGTCGAACGTAAATTGACCAAGGGCTTCAATCGTCTGAAGAAAGAAGTTCCGGAGATTAAAATACCGGAAATTTATTCTCAGATTTCAGCTCTCAATGAATCGATTGTTGTAGGGGATAGCCTGCTGGGCATCAGTCTCGATAAGTATATGGGCGAAGATTATCCTCTTTATAAACGCTACTATTACGATTATCAGTGCCGTTCAATGTCTCCTGAACGTATTGTGCCGGATTGTTTTTTGTTCTATTTGTTAAGTGAATATCCACTTCCAGCTGATGGAAGAAGAACTTTGCTCGATGTTATGCTTCACTATGGAAAGATTAATTATATTGTTCAGCAAATACTAGACTATCATTGCTCGGAAGGCATCATCGGCTATTCAATTGCAGAGAAAACTTGGTGCAAGGAGAATGAGAAAAAGATATGGAAGTTTATGCAAACGAGTGGACATTTGAATGCCACAGATCCTATGTTAGTAAGAATATATACCAGACCTGCTCCTTTTACTCCCTTTTTTGGTGAAGATTCGCCTTCCCTATTAGGCACTTGGATGGGAACGCAGATTGTGACTTCATATATGAAGCGAAATAAAAGTGTGACGCTACATGATTTGTTACTGATGACGGATTATCATCGTATGCTGGCTGAAACTGAATATGCTATCTGA
- a CDS encoding SAM-dependent methyltransferase, whose amino-acid sequence MEIALYLLPVTLGDTSLEMVLPSYNREIILEIKHFIVEDIRSARRFLKKVEHDIDIDSLTFYPLNKHTSPEDISGYLQPLLNGLPMGVISEAGCPAVADPGADVVAIAQRKSLKVVPLVGPSSIILSVMGSGFNGQSFAFHGYLPIEPSERGKKLKFLEQRACAEDQTQLFIETPYRNNKMVEDILNNCRPQTKLCIAANLTCEGEYIKTRTLKDWRGKVPELSKIPCIFLLYK is encoded by the coding sequence ATGGAAATAGCTCTTTATTTATTGCCGGTTACTCTTGGCGATACTAGTCTCGAAATGGTTTTACCTTCTTATAATAGAGAGATAATTCTAGAGATTAAACATTTTATTGTAGAAGATATACGTTCTGCCCGCAGGTTTCTCAAAAAGGTAGAACACGATATTGATATTGACTCTCTTACTTTTTACCCATTGAACAAGCATACTTCGCCGGAAGATATTTCCGGTTACCTGCAACCTTTGCTTAATGGATTGCCCATGGGGGTTATTTCTGAAGCAGGTTGTCCGGCTGTGGCCGATCCGGGAGCGGATGTTGTTGCAATAGCTCAGCGGAAAAGCCTGAAAGTAGTTCCTTTGGTAGGCCCTTCTTCTATCATTCTTTCTGTGATGGGATCGGGTTTCAACGGGCAGAGTTTTGCTTTTCACGGATATCTTCCTATAGAACCCTCAGAGCGTGGCAAAAAGCTTAAATTCCTTGAACAACGGGCTTGTGCTGAGGATCAGACACAGTTATTCATTGAAACTCCCTATCGCAATAATAAGATGGTGGAGGATATTTTAAACAATTGTCGCCCGCAAACAAAACTTTGCATAGCTGCTAACCTGACTTGCGAGGGGGAATACATAAAGACCCGCACATTGAAAGATTGGCGTGGAAAAGTACCCGAATTATCTAAGATTCCTTGTATTTTTCTTTTATATAAATAA
- the lipA gene encoding lipoyl synthase, with protein MANRIQKPEWLKISIGSNERYSETKRILDSHNLHTICSSGRCPNMSECWGRGTATFMIGGEICTRSCKFCNTLTGRPLALDEQEPTHVAKSIALMKLKHAVITSVDRDDLPDQGATHWAKTINEVKRLNPGLTTEVLIPDFQGHTDLVDIVIAASPDIISHNMETVRRITPQVRSAANYDTSLKVLKHIASKGVVAKSGIMVGLGETPEEVEELMDDLRSAGCRILTIGQYLQPTRKHYAVAEYITPAQFNIYKAVGLSKGFDQVESGPLVRSSYHAEKHILK; from the coding sequence ATGGCAAATAGAATACAAAAGCCCGAATGGTTAAAAATAAGCATCGGTAGCAACGAGCGTTACAGTGAGACAAAGCGCATTCTCGATTCTCACAACCTGCACACGATATGCAGTAGCGGCCGTTGTCCTAACATGAGCGAATGCTGGGGTAGAGGAACAGCGACCTTCATGATTGGAGGTGAAATCTGTACCCGCAGTTGCAAGTTCTGTAATACACTAACAGGACGCCCTTTAGCTCTGGATGAACAAGAGCCTACACATGTGGCCAAATCCATCGCATTGATGAAATTGAAACATGCAGTGATTACCTCTGTAGATCGTGATGATCTGCCCGATCAAGGTGCAACGCACTGGGCAAAAACGATCAATGAAGTAAAACGCCTTAATCCGGGACTCACCACCGAAGTACTTATACCTGATTTTCAAGGACACACAGACCTTGTAGACATTGTCATTGCTGCGAGTCCGGATATCATCTCACATAACATGGAAACCGTGAGAAGAATAACCCCACAAGTGCGCAGTGCAGCCAACTATGACACTAGTCTTAAAGTGCTTAAGCATATTGCAAGCAAAGGAGTTGTTGCGAAATCAGGTATCATGGTAGGTTTAGGCGAAACCCCGGAAGAAGTAGAAGAGTTAATGGACGATTTACGTTCAGCCGGTTGCCGTATACTCACTATCGGTCAATACCTGCAACCCACCCGCAAGCATTATGCTGTTGCAGAGTATATTACTCCTGCACAATTTAACATCTACAAAGCGGTCGGACTAAGCAAAGGATTCGATCAAGTAGAAAGTGGACCGTTGGTTCGCTCTTCTTATCATGCAGAGAAACACATCCTTAAATGA
- a CDS encoding S9 family peptidase encodes MKRLSITLLFCLLGMVTFAQGSKALDLKEITSGKFRPEGIQGVVPMADGEHYTQMNTDGTQIVKYSFKTGQQVEVLFDVTKARECTFKKIDGYTFSPDESKLLIRTETQPIYRHSYTAVHYLYTIKRNLVEKLSDGGPQQAPVFSPDGNMVAFVRDNNIFLVKILYGNSESQVTEDGKANEVLNGIPDWVYEEEFSFSQALEFSPDNTMLAFIRFDESKVPSYSFPLFAGQAPHYSELENYPGAYIYKYPKTGETNSKVSVHTFDIKSKVTRKMKLPLDADGYIPRIRFTKNTNKLAIMTLNRHQNRFDMYFGDPRSTICKLILRDESPYYINENIFDNIVFYTEHFSFISEKDGYAHLYWYSIGGNLVKQVTKGNYEVKRFIGWDSISNTFYYESNEESPLRQAVYKIDKKGTKTKLSEKAGTNAAIFSTSMRYYMNTYSSLQTPTIITLNDNNGKLLKTLVTNDKLKATLSEYNLPQKEFFRFKTSQGTELNGWMIKPAGFSASKKYPVLMYQYSGPGSQEVVDKWGIGGDRGGIGWDAYMASKGYLVICVDGRGTGGRGAEFAKCTYLNLGVKEAQDQVETAKYMAEQSYVDKTRIGIWGWSFGGYMTVMSMSEGTPVFKAGAAVAAVTDWKYYDTIYGERFMRTPQENAEGYKAGSAFTRAANLNGRLLLVHGMADDNVHFQNCAEYSECLVQADKQFDMQVYTNRNHGIYGGNTRFHLFTRLTEFFLTNL; translated from the coding sequence ATGAAAAGACTAAGTATAACTCTTCTCTTTTGCTTGCTTGGTATGGTAACTTTCGCACAAGGAAGCAAGGCACTCGATTTAAAAGAAATCACATCGGGAAAATTTCGTCCGGAAGGCATACAGGGTGTTGTTCCGATGGCTGATGGTGAACATTATACCCAAATGAACACTGATGGAACACAAATTGTGAAATACTCGTTTAAAACAGGGCAGCAAGTAGAAGTTTTGTTCGATGTAACAAAAGCCAGAGAGTGTACCTTCAAAAAAATTGATGGGTATACCTTTTCACCAGATGAAAGCAAACTCTTGATTCGTACTGAAACTCAACCAATTTATCGTCACTCATACACGGCTGTACACTATTTGTATACCATTAAAAGGAATCTTGTAGAAAAGCTTTCAGACGGCGGGCCTCAACAAGCTCCTGTTTTCTCGCCCGATGGCAACATGGTCGCTTTTGTAAGAGATAACAATATTTTCTTAGTGAAAATACTCTATGGCAACAGCGAATCTCAGGTTACGGAAGACGGAAAGGCCAATGAAGTGCTGAATGGAATACCCGACTGGGTGTATGAAGAAGAATTCAGCTTCTCACAAGCATTAGAGTTCAGTCCTGACAACACGATGCTGGCTTTCATCCGCTTTGACGAAAGTAAAGTACCTTCTTATTCCTTCCCTCTCTTTGCGGGACAAGCACCCCACTACAGTGAACTGGAAAACTATCCCGGAGCTTATATCTACAAATATCCCAAAACTGGAGAAACAAACTCTAAAGTGTCTGTACATACCTTTGACATTAAATCGAAAGTAACCCGAAAAATGAAGTTGCCACTAGATGCAGACGGGTATATCCCCCGCATACGCTTTACTAAAAACACGAACAAATTGGCTATCATGACACTGAATCGCCATCAAAATCGCTTTGATATGTACTTTGGTGATCCTCGCTCTACAATCTGCAAACTGATCTTGCGAGATGAAAGCCCCTATTACATCAACGAAAACATTTTCGACAATATCGTGTTTTATACTGAGCACTTTAGCTTTATCAGTGAAAAAGACGGTTATGCACATCTTTATTGGTATAGTATAGGTGGAAATCTCGTAAAACAAGTAACAAAAGGAAACTACGAAGTGAAACGATTTATCGGATGGGATTCTATATCCAATACTTTTTACTACGAAAGTAACGAAGAAAGTCCTCTGCGACAAGCCGTTTACAAGATAGATAAAAAAGGGACAAAGACAAAATTATCAGAGAAGGCCGGAACCAATGCTGCTATTTTCAGTACATCCATGCGCTATTACATGAACACTTACTCCAGTTTACAAACACCAACAATCATTACACTAAATGACAACAACGGAAAGCTGCTCAAAACGCTGGTAACCAATGATAAACTGAAAGCAACACTGTCTGAGTACAACCTCCCACAGAAAGAGTTCTTCCGCTTCAAAACATCTCAAGGCACAGAACTCAACGGTTGGATGATAAAACCGGCAGGTTTTTCTGCTTCAAAGAAATATCCGGTACTAATGTATCAATACAGTGGCCCGGGTAGTCAGGAAGTAGTAGACAAATGGGGAATTGGAGGCGATCGTGGTGGAATAGGCTGGGATGCTTATATGGCTAGCAAAGGTTATTTGGTGATTTGTGTAGACGGACGCGGAACAGGCGGACGTGGAGCCGAATTTGCGAAATGTACTTATCTGAATCTGGGAGTAAAAGAAGCCCAAGACCAAGTTGAAACAGCCAAATACATGGCTGAACAATCCTATGTTGATAAAACACGTATAGGTATTTGGGGATGGAGTTTCGGAGGATATATGACCGTTATGAGCATGAGTGAAGGTACGCCTGTGTTTAAAGCCGGAGCTGCAGTAGCAGCAGTAACCGACTGGAAATATTACGATACTATCTACGGAGAGCGTTTTATGCGTACTCCCCAAGAAAACGCAGAAGGATACAAAGCCGGATCGGCATTTACACGTGCAGCCAATTTAAACGGGCGATTATTGCTCGTTCATGGCATGGCTGATGATAACGTGCATTTCCAAAACTGCGCAGAATATAGCGAATGTCTCGTGCAAGCTGATAAACAGTTTGACATGCAAGTATATACTAACCGTAACCATGGAATTTATGGTGGCAATACGCGCTTCCATCTGTTCACAAGGTTGACGGAGTTCTTTCTTACTAATTTATAA
- a CDS encoding TIGR01212 family radical SAM protein (This family includes YhcC from E. coli K-12, an uncharacterized radical SAM protein.), whose product MNPVPLYSEFPVFLKRYFVDKVQKISLNAGFTCPNRDGSKGNGGCTYCNNQTFNPDYCKTDKSITMQLEEGKRFFSYKYPEMKYLAYFQAYTNTYSELAGLKRKYEEALSVEGVVGLIIGTRPDCMPDELLRYLEDLNKHHFLLVEYGIESTNDETLKRINRGHTYAETIDAVERTAACGILTGGHIILGLPGETPEEIIAQAAIISQLPLDTLKMHQLQLVRGTRMAYEYAKRPEDFHLFEVDEYIDLVIDYIQHLRSDIVLERFISQSPKELLIAPDWGLKNYEFTARLQKRMREKGAYQGELYVG is encoded by the coding sequence ATGAATCCAGTTCCTCTATATAGTGAATTTCCCGTATTTCTGAAGCGTTATTTTGTCGATAAGGTGCAAAAGATTTCGCTGAATGCCGGCTTTACTTGTCCCAATCGTGACGGTAGTAAAGGCAACGGTGGATGTACGTATTGCAACAATCAAACGTTCAATCCGGATTATTGCAAAACGGATAAGTCAATAACCATGCAGTTGGAAGAAGGGAAGCGCTTCTTTTCGTATAAATATCCTGAAATGAAGTATCTTGCCTATTTCCAGGCATATACCAATACGTATTCCGAGCTTGCCGGGCTGAAGCGTAAGTATGAAGAAGCGCTGAGTGTAGAAGGTGTAGTTGGTTTGATCATCGGGACCCGTCCCGACTGCATGCCCGACGAGTTGTTGCGCTACCTCGAAGATCTGAACAAGCACCACTTCTTGTTGGTTGAATATGGTATCGAAAGCACTAACGATGAAACTTTGAAGCGCATTAATCGCGGACACACTTATGCCGAGACGATAGATGCCGTGGAGCGTACAGCTGCTTGCGGGATACTTACGGGAGGTCATATTATACTTGGATTGCCGGGAGAAACACCTGAAGAGATTATTGCTCAGGCAGCTATTATCTCCCAATTGCCGCTCGATACATTGAAGATGCATCAGCTACAGTTGGTGCGTGGTACACGCATGGCGTATGAATATGCTAAGCGTCCGGAAGATTTCCATTTGTTTGAGGTGGATGAATATATTGATTTGGTCATAGACTATATACAGCATCTTCGTTCGGATATTGTTCTTGAACGATTCATATCTCAATCTCCGAAGGAGTTATTGATTGCTCCTGATTGGGGGTTGAAAAACTATGAATTTACTGCTCGTTTGCAGAAAAGAATGAGAGAAAAAGGTGCTTATCAAGGCGAGTTGTATGTAGGTTAA
- a CDS encoding FprA family A-type flavoprotein: MEEKTKIKGKVHYVGVNDRTKHLFEGLWPLPYGVSYNSYLIDDEKVALVDTVDICYFEVFLHKIRSVIGDRPIDYLIINHMEPDHSGSLGLIKQHYPNIIIVGNKQTFGMVEGFYGITGEQYLIANGDSLDLGYHKLTFYLTPMVHWPETMMTFDETEGIIFSGDGFGAFGTLDGGFMDTRLNTDIFWQEMIRYYSNIVGKYGSAVQKALEKLAPLRITTICSTHGPVWIEQKDRVMDIYDRMSRYEGEEGVVIVYGTMYGNTEQMAEAIALELSVQGIKNIVLHNVNKRHPSYIIADIFKYKGLIIGSATYCNELYPEIESLLSKILTRDMKNRYLSYFGSFCWSSAALRHMTTFAEKSRFELVGIPVDMKISMSDQTYDECEALGLAMAERLKQDR, translated from the coding sequence ATGGAAGAGAAGACAAAAATCAAAGGAAAAGTTCATTATGTAGGAGTGAATGATCGTACGAAACACCTTTTTGAAGGGCTATGGCCTTTGCCTTACGGGGTGTCGTATAATTCTTATCTGATAGATGATGAAAAGGTAGCTTTGGTTGATACGGTTGATATTTGCTATTTTGAGGTGTTTCTTCATAAGATAAGGTCAGTTATAGGCGATCGTCCTATTGATTATCTTATTATAAACCACATGGAGCCGGATCATTCGGGCTCTCTTGGTTTAATTAAACAGCATTATCCCAATATTATTATTGTGGGAAACAAGCAAACCTTTGGCATGGTAGAGGGCTTTTACGGCATTACCGGAGAGCAATACCTCATCGCAAACGGTGATTCTCTGGATTTGGGATATCACAAACTTACTTTCTATCTAACCCCTATGGTGCATTGGCCGGAAACAATGATGACGTTTGATGAAACTGAAGGCATTATTTTCTCGGGCGATGGCTTCGGTGCTTTTGGTACACTTGATGGTGGTTTTATGGATACTCGTCTGAATACCGACATTTTTTGGCAAGAGATGATACGTTATTATTCCAATATTGTAGGTAAATATGGTTCGGCTGTGCAGAAAGCGCTTGAAAAATTAGCTCCGCTACGAATCACGACTATTTGCTCCACTCATGGACCTGTATGGATAGAACAGAAAGATCGGGTTATGGACATTTATGACAGAATGAGCCGATACGAGGGTGAAGAGGGTGTGGTGATCGTTTACGGAACAATGTACGGCAACACAGAGCAGATGGCTGAAGCTATTGCGTTGGAGTTGTCTGTACAAGGAATAAAGAATATTGTGCTTCACAATGTGAATAAACGACATCCTTCTTATATCATAGCTGATATATTCAAATATAAAGGCCTTATTATTGGTAGTGCTACTTATTGCAATGAGCTCTATCCGGAAATAGAGTCGTTGCTTTCGAAGATATTAACCCGTGATATGAAGAATCGTTATCTGAGTTACTTTGGTTCTTTCTGTTGGTCGAGCGCGGCTTTGCGGCACATGACCACATTTGCAGAAAAAAGCAGATTCGAACTTGTGGGCATACCGGTTGATATGAAAATATCGATGAGTGACCAAACTTACGATGAGTGCGAAGCTCTTGGGCTAGCCATGGCGGAGCGCTTAAAGCAGGATCGATAA